The Streptomyces sp. Je 1-332 genome has a window encoding:
- a CDS encoding HAMP domain-containing sensor histidine kinase codes for MSSLRAKLTWVNVALLALGVVVATGVSVMGMRHYLLANVDAELTRSRDSLLNTGLTMKDVERLSELGIALDKLSPGGKEHASALPGGNTVFVAVNERGEPVAIGALAPTPRQRALAAAVDDPGAVAGSPGPQDIPLDGDAHRVVGAELADGTTVLMAADTEDVESGINKALRLDAAFGVVLLALLAVLTMISAHHRLRPLEDMVETASAIADGDLTRRVPSSRAPATETEQLRLALNSMLHQVESAFETRERSSAQLRRFVADASHELRTPLSAIRGYLQLYDKGMLRDPAERTRAWSRVIAETDRMGHLVDELLTLARLDQQPELRFRDVDLGRLVREAADDLRVQEPERPLTVFAEGPVLICADESGIRQVLGNLLGNVRVHTPADAPVTLGVERQDGVVRLRVADRGPGLAEEDAARVFDRFFRAGGGAGSGLGMAIVQGVVAAHGGEVGVETAPGAGLAVTVTLPARAAREAG; via the coding sequence ATGAGCTCACTGCGGGCCAAGCTCACGTGGGTGAACGTGGCCCTGCTCGCCCTCGGTGTCGTCGTCGCGACCGGCGTGAGCGTCATGGGGATGCGCCACTACCTGCTGGCGAACGTGGACGCCGAACTGACGCGGTCGCGCGACTCGCTGCTGAACACCGGCCTCACCATGAAGGACGTCGAGCGGCTCAGCGAACTGGGCATCGCGCTCGACAAGCTCTCGCCCGGCGGCAAGGAGCACGCGAGCGCCCTGCCGGGCGGGAACACGGTGTTCGTGGCGGTGAACGAGCGCGGCGAACCCGTCGCCATCGGCGCACTCGCCCCGACCCCGCGCCAGCGCGCCCTGGCCGCGGCCGTCGACGACCCCGGGGCGGTCGCCGGCAGCCCCGGGCCGCAGGACATCCCCCTGGACGGCGACGCGCACCGCGTGGTGGGCGCGGAGCTCGCCGACGGCACGACGGTCCTGATGGCCGCCGACACCGAAGACGTGGAGTCGGGTATCAACAAGGCGCTCAGGCTCGACGCGGCCTTCGGAGTGGTCCTGTTGGCGCTGCTCGCGGTCCTGACGATGATCTCCGCGCACCACCGGCTCCGACCCCTGGAGGACATGGTCGAGACCGCATCCGCCATCGCCGACGGCGACCTCACCCGGCGGGTGCCTTCGAGTCGCGCTCCGGCGACGGAGACCGAGCAACTGCGCCTCGCCCTCAACTCCATGCTCCACCAGGTCGAGTCGGCGTTCGAGACCCGCGAGCGCAGCTCGGCACAGCTGCGCCGCTTCGTCGCTGATGCCTCGCACGAACTGCGTACGCCCTTGTCGGCGATCCGCGGCTACCTCCAGCTGTACGACAAGGGGATGCTCCGCGATCCGGCGGAACGCACGCGCGCGTGGAGCCGCGTCATCGCCGAGACCGACCGGATGGGACACCTCGTCGACGAGCTGCTGACCCTGGCCCGCCTGGACCAGCAGCCGGAACTGCGCTTCAGGGACGTCGACTTGGGCCGCCTCGTACGGGAGGCCGCCGACGATCTGCGGGTGCAGGAGCCGGAGCGGCCGCTCACGGTGTTCGCCGAAGGGCCGGTACTGATCTGCGCGGACGAGTCGGGGATACGTCAGGTGCTCGGCAATCTGCTGGGCAACGTACGCGTCCACACGCCCGCCGACGCGCCGGTCACGCTGGGCGTGGAGCGCCAGGACGGGGTGGTGCGGCTGCGCGTGGCCGACCGAGGGCCCGGTCTCGCGGAGGAGGACGCGGCGCGCGTGTTCGACCGGTTCTTCCGTGCGGGCGGGGGCGCGGGCAGCGGGCTCGGGATGGCGATCGTGCAGGGGGTCGTCGCGGCGCACGGCGGTGAGGTGGGGGTGGAGACGGCGCCGGGGGCGGGACTTGCGGTGACGGTCACCCTGCCTGCGCGAGCGGCTCGTGAGGCTGGTTGA
- a CDS encoding response regulator transcription factor yields MLVVEDEPSIADVLAIALRYHRFDVMVAGTVREALALAGRTRPDVALLDVMLPDGDGRALAGELRARWPDAALLFVTARDAPAEVVGALGLGDDYITKPFNIDEVIARIGAVLRRTRAGDVLPQRPPLRHGDLELDETTYVVRRAGRTAQLTPTEYALLRFLVRNGGRVVPKEQLLRHVWQYEHAAESTVVETYISYLRRKLDALGPPVITTRRGVGYGLA; encoded by the coding sequence GTGCTCGTCGTCGAGGACGAGCCGAGCATCGCCGACGTGCTCGCCATCGCCCTGCGCTACCACCGCTTCGACGTGATGGTGGCGGGCACCGTGCGCGAGGCACTCGCCCTCGCCGGGCGCACCCGGCCCGACGTGGCGCTCCTCGACGTGATGCTGCCGGACGGCGACGGCCGCGCCCTGGCCGGTGAACTACGCGCCCGGTGGCCCGACGCTGCCCTGCTCTTCGTGACCGCGCGGGACGCGCCCGCGGAGGTCGTGGGCGCGCTCGGCCTCGGCGACGACTACATCACCAAGCCGTTCAACATCGACGAGGTGATCGCCCGCATCGGGGCGGTCCTGCGCCGCACCAGGGCGGGCGATGTGCTCCCCCAGCGCCCGCCGCTGCGCCACGGCGACCTGGAGCTGGACGAGACGACGTACGTGGTGCGCCGCGCGGGCCGCACGGCGCAGCTCACGCCCACCGAGTACGCCCTGCTGCGCTTCCTGGTCCGCAACGGCGGCCGTGTGGTGCCCAAGGAGCAACTCCTGCGCCACGTCTGGCAGTACGAGCACGCGGCGGAGTCGACCGTCGTGGAGACCTACATCAGCTATCTGCGGCGCAAGCTCGACGCGCTGGGCCCACCGGTGATCACGACCCGGCGGGGTGTCGGATACGGCCTCGCATGA
- a CDS encoding MMPL family transporter, translating to MARWCHRHRLVVLVLWVGALFGLGAAGTSAGTDYSNVFSLPDTDSKRAYELMTKAFPESSGDTDTVVWRVDEGASARDEDVRSRIEPALREIAGMQGVGDVAGPYASKGAGAAQISEDGRIAYAQVTFAEEANSVPKDLVQDVVDTAQNAERPGLQVELGGQAITRIQEPPTGIAEMVGIGAAAVVLFLAFGSLFAMVLPIVVAVFGVGLGMLSTMLLSHVTDIPEVAPLLGSLIGLGVGIDYALFIVTRHRRGILRGMEPEESAVQALNTSGRAVLFAGGTVCIALAGMLVMNMRFLDGVVIAASLTVVLSVLAAITLLPALLGLLGPRVLSRRQRRRLAATGPEPAEASGLAARWSSYVQKRPRSIAALAFVVMAFLALPLLSLRLGATDQGNHQESTTTRQAYDMLAEGFGPGFNGPLQVVAEETDTGNLVATIRATEGVARVAAAPPSEGISVINVVPATSPQSEETDRLIDRLRGDVIPEAGVDAHVGGVTAVFKDFAAVTGDRLPYFVGAIIALGFLLLLIAFRSLVVPLTAALMNLIAAAASFGVLVAVFQWGWGTEVLGIGKEGPITAFLPVIMLSLLFGLSMDYQVFLVSRMHEEWVHTKDNARAVRVGLAETSRVINCAALIMICVFSAFVLSGDMEGAMAGIGLAAAVALDAFILRTALVPAAMHLLGRSNWWLPAGLEKRLPHLAVEPREEPEALPGEQAEVAPVPHARVGESYGSRGGASVVHGFIRTAEGDPVDGAVLTLLSKGGRQLDRVTSLADGSYIVAAPSSGAYLLAVTAPGHAARARHIVVTDEPLVYDVELAQGDVDAVN from the coding sequence TTGGCGCGGTGGTGCCATCGGCACCGTCTGGTGGTCCTTGTGCTGTGGGTGGGGGCCCTGTTCGGCCTGGGGGCCGCGGGGACATCCGCGGGTACCGACTATTCGAATGTGTTCTCCCTGCCGGACACGGATTCCAAGCGCGCGTACGAGCTGATGACGAAGGCCTTCCCGGAGAGCTCCGGGGACACCGACACGGTCGTCTGGCGCGTCGACGAGGGTGCTTCGGCCCGTGACGAGGACGTACGTTCCCGTATCGAGCCCGCGCTCAGGGAGATCGCCGGCATGCAGGGCGTCGGCGATGTCGCCGGCCCCTACGCGTCCAAGGGGGCGGGGGCGGCGCAGATCAGCGAGGACGGGCGCATCGCCTACGCCCAGGTGACCTTCGCCGAGGAGGCGAACTCGGTCCCCAAGGACCTCGTCCAGGACGTCGTGGACACGGCTCAGAACGCCGAACGGCCCGGTCTCCAGGTCGAACTGGGCGGCCAGGCGATCACCCGCATCCAGGAGCCTCCCACGGGCATCGCCGAAATGGTCGGCATCGGGGCCGCCGCGGTCGTCCTCTTCCTGGCCTTCGGATCGCTCTTCGCGATGGTCCTGCCGATCGTCGTCGCCGTCTTCGGAGTGGGCCTCGGCATGCTCTCGACGATGCTGCTCAGCCACGTCACGGACATCCCCGAAGTGGCGCCGCTGCTCGGTTCGTTGATCGGCCTGGGCGTCGGCATCGACTACGCGCTCTTCATCGTCACCCGGCACCGGCGCGGCATCCTGCGCGGCATGGAGCCCGAGGAGTCCGCGGTGCAGGCCCTGAACACCTCGGGCCGCGCGGTGCTGTTCGCGGGCGGCACGGTGTGCATCGCGCTCGCCGGGATGCTGGTGATGAACATGCGTTTCCTGGACGGCGTGGTCATCGCCGCCTCCCTCACGGTGGTCCTGAGCGTCCTCGCGGCCATCACGCTGCTGCCTGCGCTCCTCGGGCTGCTCGGCCCCCGGGTGCTCAGCCGCAGGCAGCGACGCCGTCTCGCCGCCACGGGGCCGGAGCCCGCCGAGGCGAGCGGACTCGCGGCGCGCTGGTCCTCGTACGTCCAGAAGCGGCCGCGTTCGATCGCGGCGCTCGCCTTCGTGGTGATGGCCTTCCTCGCCCTGCCGCTGCTCTCCTTGCGGCTCGGCGCGACCGATCAGGGCAACCACCAGGAGTCGACGACGACCCGGCAGGCGTACGACATGCTGGCCGAGGGCTTCGGTCCGGGATTCAACGGTCCACTGCAAGTAGTGGCCGAGGAAACCGACACGGGGAACCTGGTGGCGACCATCCGCGCTACGGAGGGCGTCGCGAGGGTGGCGGCCGCCCCGCCGTCGGAGGGCATCTCGGTCATCAATGTCGTGCCGGCCACCTCCCCTCAGTCGGAGGAGACGGACCGGCTTATCGACCGTCTACGGGGAGACGTGATTCCGGAGGCCGGAGTCGACGCCCATGTAGGCGGCGTCACCGCCGTCTTCAAGGACTTCGCCGCGGTGACCGGCGACCGACTGCCCTACTTCGTAGGAGCGATCATCGCGCTCGGCTTCCTCTTGCTGCTGATCGCGTTCCGGTCCCTCGTGGTGCCGCTGACGGCGGCCCTGATGAACCTCATCGCGGCGGCGGCGTCCTTCGGCGTACTGGTGGCGGTCTTCCAGTGGGGCTGGGGCACGGAGGTCCTCGGTATCGGCAAGGAGGGCCCCATCACCGCCTTCCTGCCCGTCATCATGCTGTCGCTGCTCTTCGGCCTCTCGATGGACTACCAGGTGTTCCTGGTGAGCCGCATGCACGAGGAATGGGTGCACACGAAGGACAACGCGCGAGCGGTTCGCGTCGGCCTCGCAGAGACGAGCAGGGTCATCAACTGCGCGGCCCTGATCATGATCTGCGTCTTCTCCGCGTTCGTCCTCAGCGGTGACATGGAGGGCGCGATGGCGGGCATCGGCCTGGCCGCGGCGGTGGCCCTCGACGCGTTCATCCTGCGCACGGCCCTGGTCCCGGCCGCCATGCATCTGCTCGGCCGCTCCAACTGGTGGCTTCCCGCGGGCCTGGAGAAGCGCCTGCCGCACTTGGCGGTGGAACCGCGGGAGGAGCCCGAGGCGCTGCCGGGAGAGCAGGCGGAGGTGGCGCCCGTGCCCCACGCGCGCGTGGGGGAGTCGTACGGCTCGCGCGGCGGCGCTTCCGTGGTGCACGGTTTCATCCGCACCGCGGAGGGCGATCCGGTGGACGGCGCGGTCCTGACCCTCCTCTCCAAGGGCGGCCGCCAGCTGGACCGGGTCACGTCCCTGGCGGACGGTTCCTACATCGTCGCGGCTCCGTCCTCCGGCGCGTACCTGCTGGCCGTCACGGCTCCCGGCCACGCGGCCCGCGCGCGGCACATCGTGGTGACGGACGAACCGCTCGTGTACGACGTGGAGCTGGCGCAGGGCGATGTGGACGCGGTCAACTAG
- a CDS encoding SMP-30/gluconolactonase/LRE family protein: MSSQKVPTSYEVLDERFRTGRCANGDSKLEVLYDDCRWAEGPLYLPAWRQLLWSDIPNDRLLRWDEATGAVGVFRSSAGYVNGNTLDRDGRLICCEQGNRRVTRTEHDGRVTVLADRFEGKRFNSPNDAVVRSDGSVWFSDPDFGITSDYEGFRAAPEIGACNVYRIDPVTGGVRRVADGFEGPNGLVFSPDERQLYVSDTRAAAIRVFDVRDDGTLSDGAVFAEAKDAGFDNIRFDDEGRLWAAAFHDGVHCYDPDGTLIGRLTVPEAVSNIAFGGPKNNRLFITATTSLYSLVMSVTGLPRVRAA, translated from the coding sequence ATGTCTTCCCAGAAAGTCCCGACGTCGTACGAGGTTCTGGACGAGCGTTTCCGCACGGGACGGTGCGCCAACGGGGACAGCAAGCTGGAGGTGCTCTACGACGACTGCCGGTGGGCCGAAGGGCCGCTCTACCTGCCCGCCTGGCGGCAGCTCCTCTGGAGCGACATCCCCAACGACCGGCTGCTGCGCTGGGACGAGGCCACCGGCGCCGTCGGGGTCTTCCGGTCGTCCGCCGGGTACGTGAACGGCAACACCCTCGACCGCGACGGCCGGTTGATCTGCTGCGAGCAGGGCAACCGGCGCGTGACCCGCACCGAGCACGACGGCCGCGTCACCGTCCTTGCCGACCGCTTCGAAGGCAAGCGATTCAACAGCCCGAACGACGCTGTGGTCCGTTCGGACGGGTCGGTCTGGTTCTCCGACCCCGACTTCGGGATCACCAGTGACTACGAAGGGTTCCGCGCGGCCCCCGAGATCGGTGCGTGCAACGTCTATCGGATCGACCCCGTGACCGGTGGCGTGCGGCGCGTCGCCGACGGCTTCGAGGGGCCGAACGGGCTCGTCTTCTCGCCGGACGAACGGCAGTTGTACGTCTCGGACACCCGCGCCGCCGCGATCCGCGTCTTCGACGTGCGTGATGACGGGACCCTCTCGGACGGCGCCGTCTTCGCCGAGGCCAAGGACGCCGGCTTCGACAACATCCGCTTCGACGACGAAGGCCGGCTGTGGGCAGCCGCCTTCCACGACGGGGTGCACTGCTACGACCCCGACGGCACCCTCATCGGGCGGCTCACCGTCCCCGAGGCCGTATCCAACATCGCCTTCGGCGGGCCGAAGAACAACCGGCTCTTCATTACGGCGACGACCTCGCTCTACTCCCTGGTGATGTCGGTGACCGGGCTGCCGAGGGTCCGGGCGGCCTGA
- a CDS encoding Lrp/AsnC family transcriptional regulator, translating to MDDTDRELLALLQEDAAQPYATLGKAVGLSAGATHERVRKLRERGVIRRTTVEVDPAAVGRGVLAFVMVDSTAWMGDRAADFAAIPEIQEAHVIAGAASVLVKVRTGTTEQLQDVLRRLYAIDGVSGTQATVSLETFFERPVSPGPA from the coding sequence ATGGACGACACCGACCGCGAACTGCTGGCGCTGTTGCAGGAGGACGCCGCCCAGCCGTACGCGACCCTGGGCAAGGCGGTGGGCCTTTCGGCGGGCGCGACGCATGAACGGGTACGGAAGCTGCGCGAGCGAGGGGTGATCCGCCGCACGACGGTCGAGGTGGACCCGGCGGCCGTGGGCCGCGGAGTGCTGGCCTTCGTCATGGTCGACTCGACGGCGTGGATGGGGGACAGGGCGGCGGACTTCGCCGCGATCCCGGAGATCCAGGAGGCGCACGTCATCGCGGGCGCGGCAAGCGTCCTGGTGAAGGTGCGCACGGGGACGACGGAGCAACTCCAGGACGTGCTGCGGCGGTTGTACGCGATCGACGGGGTGAGCGGGACGCAGGCGACGGTGTCCCTGGAGACGTTCTTCGAGCGGCCGGTGTCGCCGGGCCCGGCCTGA
- a CDS encoding VOC family protein, translating into MSDNQSVGLSADQPSADEHSSELLGFDNIVFPVGRLDEAVDFYERAGFPVTHRIDEIGLAILKVGKETPGILLRVEEGVEHRPSAWATPRVWLEVRDARATGRALEAGGVEALAPPFSVATGWTVEIADPWGNVVGFTDYRKRPELARS; encoded by the coding sequence ATGTCAGACAACCAGTCGGTCGGCCTGTCAGCTGACCAGCCTTCGGCGGACGAGCACTCGTCCGAACTGCTCGGCTTCGACAACATCGTGTTTCCGGTCGGCCGTCTCGACGAGGCCGTCGACTTCTACGAGCGTGCCGGGTTCCCCGTGACCCACCGGATCGACGAGATCGGGCTCGCGATCCTGAAGGTGGGCAAGGAGACGCCCGGGATCTTGCTGCGGGTGGAGGAAGGGGTCGAGCACCGGCCCTCCGCGTGGGCCACGCCCAGGGTGTGGCTGGAGGTGCGGGATGCGCGGGCCACCGGGCGGGCGCTGGAGGCCGGCGGAGTCGAGGCGCTCGCACCGCCCTTCTCCGTGGCCACGGGGTGGACCGTGGAGATCGCCGATCCGTGGGGGAACGTCGTGGGGTTCACCGACTACCGCAAGCGGCCTGAGCTGGCGCGGAGTTAG
- a CDS encoding succinate dehydrogenase iron-sulfur subunit: MATPTLDKEDAKPEAGFADSPYITATFRIRRYNPEISADATWEDFQVEIDPKERVLDALHKIKWELDGSLTFRRSCAHGICGSDAMRINGRNRLACKTLIKDINPSKPITVEAIKGLTVLKDLVVDMDPFFQAYRDVMPFLVTTGNEPTRERLQSAEDRERFDDTTKCILCAACTSSCPVFWNDGQYFGPAAIVNAHRFIFDSRDEAGEQRLEILNDKDGVWRCRTTFNCTDACPRGIEVTKAIQEVKRALITRRF; the protein is encoded by the coding sequence ATGGCAACTCCGACCCTCGACAAGGAAGACGCCAAGCCCGAGGCCGGCTTCGCCGACTCCCCGTACATCACGGCGACCTTCCGTATCCGCCGCTACAACCCGGAGATCTCGGCGGACGCGACCTGGGAAGACTTCCAGGTGGAGATCGACCCCAAGGAGCGTGTCCTCGACGCCCTCCACAAGATCAAGTGGGAGCTCGACGGGTCGCTGACCTTCCGCCGCTCCTGCGCCCACGGCATCTGCGGCTCGGATGCCATGCGCATCAACGGCCGCAACCGCCTGGCCTGCAAGACCCTGATCAAGGACATCAACCCGTCCAAGCCGATCACGGTCGAGGCCATCAAGGGTCTGACGGTCCTGAAGGACCTGGTCGTCGACATGGACCCGTTCTTCCAGGCGTACCGCGACGTCATGCCGTTCCTGGTCACGACCGGCAACGAGCCGACGCGTGAGCGTCTGCAGTCGGCGGAGGACCGCGAGCGCTTCGACGACACCACGAAGTGCATCCTGTGCGCGGCGTGCACGTCGTCGTGCCCGGTCTTCTGGAACGACGGCCAGTACTTCGGCCCGGCAGCGATCGTGAACGCGCACCGCTTCATCTTCGACAGCCGTGACGAGGCGGGCGAGCAGCGCCTGGAGATCCTGAACGACAAGGACGGCGTGTGGCGCTGCCGCACGACGTTCAACTGCACGGACGCGTGCCCGCGTGGCATCGAGGTCACGAAGGCGATCCAGGAAGTGAAGCGGGCGTTGATCACTCGGCGGTTCTGA
- the sdhA gene encoding succinate dehydrogenase flavoprotein subunit, which yields MKIHKYDTVIVGAGGAGMRAAIEATKRSRTAVLTKLYPTRSHTGAAQGGMAAALANVEEDNWEWHTFDTIKGGDYLVDQDAAEILAKEAIDAVLDLEKMGLPFGRTPKGEIDQRRFGGHSRNHGEAPVRRACYSGDRTGHMILQTLYQNCIKEGVEFFNEFYVLDQLLVEVDGVKKSAGVVAYELATGEIHIFQAKSVVYASGGTGKFFKVTSNAHTLTGDGQAACYRRGLPLEDMEFFQFHPTGIWRMGILLTEGARGEGGILRNKDGERFMEKYAPVMKDLASRDVVSRSIYTEIREGRGCGPEGDHVYLDLTHLPPEQLDAKLPDITEFARTYLGIEPYTDPIPIQPTAHYAMGGIPTNVEGEVLADNTTVVPGLYAAGEVACVSVHGANRLGTNSLLDINVFGRRAGIAAAEYSAKHDFVELPENAEELVVSQVERLRDATGNERVAELRKELQETMDANVMVFRTEQTIKTAVEKIAELRERYLNVSIQDKGRRFNTDLLEAIELGNLLDLAEVMAQSALARKESRGGHYREDFPNRDDVNFMRHTMAYREVGDDGAESIRLDYKPVVQTRYQPMERKY from the coding sequence GTGAAGATTCACAAGTACGACACTGTCATCGTCGGCGCCGGCGGCGCGGGCATGCGCGCGGCCATCGAGGCGACGAAGCGCAGCCGGACCGCGGTCCTGACGAAGCTCTACCCGACCCGCTCCCACACGGGCGCGGCGCAGGGCGGCATGGCCGCCGCGCTCGCCAACGTGGAGGAGGACAACTGGGAGTGGCACACCTTCGACACGATCAAGGGCGGCGACTACCTGGTCGACCAGGACGCCGCCGAGATCCTGGCGAAGGAGGCCATCGACGCGGTCCTCGACCTGGAGAAGATGGGTCTGCCCTTCGGCCGTACGCCCAAGGGTGAGATCGACCAGCGCCGTTTCGGCGGTCACTCCCGCAACCACGGCGAGGCCCCGGTCCGCCGTGCCTGCTACTCGGGGGACCGCACCGGCCACATGATCCTCCAGACGCTGTACCAGAACTGCATCAAGGAGGGCGTGGAGTTCTTCAACGAGTTCTACGTCCTCGACCAGCTTCTGGTGGAGGTCGACGGCGTCAAGAAGAGCGCGGGCGTGGTCGCCTACGAGCTGGCCACCGGCGAGATCCACATCTTCCAGGCGAAGTCCGTGGTCTACGCGTCGGGCGGCACCGGCAAGTTCTTCAAGGTGACGTCGAACGCGCACACCCTGACGGGCGACGGCCAGGCGGCCTGCTACCGCCGCGGTCTGCCGCTGGAGGACATGGAGTTCTTCCAGTTCCACCCGACCGGCATCTGGCGCATGGGCATCCTTCTTACGGAAGGCGCCCGTGGTGAGGGCGGCATCCTCCGTAACAAGGACGGCGAGCGCTTCATGGAGAAGTACGCGCCGGTGATGAAGGACCTCGCGTCCCGAGACGTCGTCTCGCGCTCGATCTACACGGAGATCCGAGAGGGCCGCGGCTGCGGTCCCGAGGGCGACCACGTGTACCTCGACCTGACGCACCTCCCGCCGGAGCAGCTGGACGCGAAGCTTCCCGACATCACGGAGTTCGCGCGTACGTACCTCGGCATCGAGCCCTACACGGACCCGATCCCGATCCAGCCGACCGCGCACTACGCCATGGGCGGCATCCCGACGAACGTCGAGGGTGAGGTCCTGGCGGACAACACCACGGTCGTCCCGGGCCTGTACGCGGCGGGCGAGGTCGCCTGTGTCTCCGTGCACGGCGCCAACCGCCTGGGCACCAACTCGCTCCTGGACATCAACGTCTTCGGACGTCGTGCGGGCATCGCGGCGGCGGAGTACTCGGCGAAGCACGACTTCGTCGAACTCCCCGAGAACGCCGAGGAGCTCGTCGTCTCCCAGGTCGAGCGCCTGCGCGACGCCACGGGCAACGAGCGGGTCGCCGAGCTCCGCAAGGAGCTGCAGGAGACCATGGACGCCAACGTCATGGTGTTCCGTACGGAGCAGACGATCAAGACGGCGGTGGAGAAGATCGCGGAGCTCCGCGAGCGCTACCTCAACGTCTCGATCCAGGACAAGGGCCGGCGCTTCAACACCGACCTCCTGGAGGCCATCGAGCTGGGCAACCTGCTCGACCTGGCCGAGGTCATGGCGCAGTCGGCCCTGGCCCGCAAGGAGTCGCGCGGCGGTCACTACCGCGAGGACTTCCCGAACCGCGACGACGTCAACTTCATGCGCCACACCATGGCGTACCGCGAGGTAGGCGACGACGGCGCCGAGTCGATCCGGCTCGACTACAAGCCGGTCGTGCAGACCCGCTACCAGCCGATGGAGCGTAAGTACTGA
- a CDS encoding succinate dehydrogenase hydrophobic membrane anchor subunit: MSDTTLEKSGGSGVGPVEGASLYDADNPAPLIEAPRKRTAKTPRSTRGNFEMAAWLFMRLSGVVLVVLVIGHLLIQLVLDGGVSKIGFAFVAGRWASPFWQVWDLLMLWLAMLHGANGLRTVINDYAERANTRLWLKGLLYTATVFTILLGTLVIFTFDPNIR, translated from the coding sequence ATGTCCGACACCACGCTCGAGAAGTCCGGCGGGTCCGGAGTGGGTCCCGTCGAAGGCGCTTCGCTCTACGACGCCGACAACCCGGCCCCCCTCATCGAGGCACCGCGCAAGCGCACCGCCAAGACCCCGCGCTCGACCCGCGGCAACTTCGAGATGGCCGCATGGCTCTTCATGCGCCTGTCCGGCGTCGTCCTCGTCGTCCTGGTCATCGGCCACCTGCTGATCCAGCTGGTGCTCGACGGTGGCGTCAGCAAGATCGGCTTCGCGTTCGTCGCCGGTCGCTGGGCCTCGCCGTTCTGGCAGGTCTGGGATCTGCTGATGCTGTGGCTCGCGATGCTGCACGGGGCCAACGGCCTGCGCACGGTCATCAACGACTACGCGGAGCGCGCCAACACGCGCCTGTGGCTCAAGGGCCTGCTGTACACCGCCACGGTGTTCACCATCCTTCTGGGCACGCTGGTGATCTTCACCTTCGACCCGAACATCCGCTAA
- the sdhC gene encoding succinate dehydrogenase, cytochrome b556 subunit: MPAGTLYRGREGMWSWVAHRVTGVLIFFFLFVHVLDTALVRVSPEAYDDVVSTYKTPLVALLEYGLVAAILFHALNGLRVIAVDFWSKGARFQKQMLWTVMGIWIVLMVGALYPVLGHAVREVFGS; this comes from the coding sequence GTGCCGGCTGGAACGCTGTACCGCGGCCGGGAAGGAATGTGGTCCTGGGTGGCTCACCGAGTCACCGGCGTCCTCATCTTCTTCTTCCTGTTCGTGCATGTGCTGGACACCGCTCTCGTCCGCGTCTCCCCGGAGGCGTACGACGATGTCGTCAGCACCTACAAGACGCCCCTCGTCGCACTCCTCGAGTACGGCCTGGTCGCCGCCATCCTCTTCCACGCGCTGAACGGCCTGCGTGTCATCGCCGTCGACTTCTGGTCGAAGGGCGCGCGCTTCCAGAAGCAGATGCTCTGGACCGTCATGGGTATCTGGATCGTCCTGATGGTGGGGGCGCTCTACCCGGTCCTCGGCCACGCCGTCCGCGAAGTCTTCGGGAGCTGA
- a CDS encoding 2-oxo-4-hydroxy-4-carboxy-5-ureidoimidazoline decarboxylase has translation MSPALEPPLSAHSSPSPPAEPTRTPEQLNSAEPGVAEAAFLTCCGSRLWAARLVAHRPYPDLEALLAAADEAAYDLPPAALSEALACEPLGPAVPRQGTYSAADTALRAAHAAYESRFGHAFVICLDDVPPTQALDHLLAGIRARLAGDPEEERVLAAEEMRKLARGRLTRLVHDLNSPYVPV, from the coding sequence ATGTCCCCTGCCCTGGAGCCCCCGCTGTCCGCGCACAGTTCACCGAGTCCCCCGGCAGAGCCGACACGCACCCCGGAGCAACTGAACTCCGCCGAGCCCGGCGTGGCCGAGGCCGCCTTCCTCACCTGCTGCGGCAGCCGGCTCTGGGCCGCCCGGCTCGTCGCCCACCGGCCCTACCCCGACCTGGAAGCCCTGCTCGCCGCAGCCGACGAAGCGGCGTACGACCTGCCGCCCGCGGCCCTCTCCGAGGCCCTGGCCTGCGAACCTCTGGGTCCGGCCGTCCCGCGCCAGGGCACGTACAGCGCCGCGGACACCGCTCTGCGGGCCGCGCACGCCGCGTACGAGAGCCGGTTCGGCCACGCCTTCGTGATCTGCCTGGACGACGTCCCGCCGACCCAGGCCCTCGACCATCTGCTCGCCGGAATCCGCGCGCGCCTCGCGGGCGACCCGGAGGAGGAGCGGGTCCTGGCGGCCGAGGAGATGCGCAAACTCGCCCGCGGGCGACTCACCCGGCTCGTGCACGACCTGAATAGCCCGTACGTGCCTGTTTGA